One part of the Candidatus Dormiibacterota bacterium genome encodes these proteins:
- a CDS encoding DUF4931 domain-containing protein, whose amino-acid sequence MPERRETQIVEDPISGDIALQSRARGRRPNEFRQWDNVDCPFCPGAESQTPQEIASIVDGSGAWLARAFLNKYPAVTPPDGDHELIVDSAAHDDELTRAGVGLWRERLRAALGRYSNAMPVLFKNSGEFAGATIRHPHTQLITLARPIPRWERLRARALAHWERSAGCVWCEDARQAPSEGRSVETLGLIAAYVPSRSRYPSLLRFIPLRCAASFSEASDAELDDFTALARRAVRGLDGLAFNLFFEGDPNGPPGASHWHADLVPRESTFAGFELASGLHITTGAPEESAGLWRRMMA is encoded by the coding sequence GTGCCTGAACGCCGCGAAACGCAGATCGTGGAAGATCCGATCAGCGGCGATATCGCGTTGCAATCTCGCGCCCGCGGGCGGCGCCCGAACGAATTTCGGCAATGGGATAACGTCGATTGCCCTTTTTGTCCCGGCGCCGAATCGCAGACGCCGCAAGAGATTGCGTCGATCGTGGATGGGAGCGGTGCCTGGTTGGCGCGCGCGTTCCTCAATAAATATCCGGCCGTCACGCCTCCCGACGGCGACCACGAACTGATCGTCGATTCCGCGGCGCACGATGACGAGCTGACCCGCGCCGGCGTGGGACTGTGGCGGGAGCGCCTGCGCGCGGCACTCGGGCGTTATTCGAATGCGATGCCCGTACTCTTCAAAAACAGCGGCGAGTTTGCCGGAGCGACCATTCGTCACCCGCACACGCAGCTGATCACGCTGGCTCGCCCGATCCCGCGTTGGGAACGGCTGCGGGCTCGCGCTTTAGCGCATTGGGAGCGCAGCGCCGGCTGCGTGTGGTGCGAGGATGCGCGGCAAGCGCCCTCCGAAGGTCGCTCCGTCGAGACCCTGGGCCTTATCGCCGCCTACGTTCCGTCGAGGTCGCGCTACCCTTCGCTCCTGCGGTTCATCCCGCTGCGCTGCGCGGCGTCGTTCTCCGAGGCGAGCGACGCCGAACTGGATGATTTCACGGCCCTGGCGCGGCGGGCGGTCCGCGGCTTGGACGGATTGGCGTTCAACCTCTTCTTCGAAGGGGATCCAAACGGTCCGCCGGGGGCGTCCCATTGGCACGCCGATCTGGTTCCGCGCGAGAGCACCTTTGCCGGATTCGAGCTCGCGAGCGGCCTCCACATCACGACCGGAGCCCCGGAGGAGTCTGCGGGGCTTTGGCGCCGAATGATGGCCTAG
- the pdxS gene encoding pyridoxal 5'-phosphate synthase lyase subunit PdxS translates to MEQQTGTTTVKRGLAQMLKGGVIMDVVTPEQALIAQEAGAVAVMALERIPSDIRAMGGVARMSSLELIQGIMDAVTIPVMAKVRIGHFAEAQVLQSIGVDYIDESEVLTPADDLYHCDKQAYTTPFVCGARDLGEALRRIAEGAAMIRSKGEAGSGNIVEAVRHIRAIKDAIAMLTVSPKEELVARARDIGAPLELVAEVARTGKLPVVLFCAGGVSTPADAALMMQLGAEGIFVGSGIFKSNDPKKFARAIVDATTHYTDASVVAAACRSLGTSDAMPGLDIRKLPESELMAGRGN, encoded by the coding sequence ATGGAACAGCAGACCGGTACCACCACCGTTAAGCGCGGGCTCGCGCAGATGCTCAAGGGCGGCGTCATCATGGACGTCGTGACCCCCGAACAAGCGCTGATCGCCCAGGAGGCCGGCGCGGTGGCCGTAATGGCGCTCGAGCGGATCCCCTCGGATATTCGCGCCATGGGCGGCGTCGCGCGCATGAGTTCGCTGGAGCTGATTCAGGGGATCATGGATGCCGTAACGATCCCGGTAATGGCCAAGGTGCGCATCGGCCATTTCGCCGAGGCGCAAGTCTTGCAATCCATCGGCGTCGATTACATCGACGAATCCGAGGTGCTCACCCCGGCCGACGATCTGTATCACTGCGACAAGCAAGCCTATACGACGCCGTTCGTGTGCGGAGCTCGAGATTTGGGCGAGGCGCTTCGCCGCATTGCGGAAGGCGCGGCCATGATTCGCAGCAAGGGCGAGGCGGGCAGCGGAAACATCGTGGAGGCCGTTCGCCACATTCGCGCGATCAAAGATGCCATCGCGATGCTGACCGTGTCCCCCAAAGAAGAATTGGTCGCTCGGGCGCGCGATATCGGTGCGCCGCTCGAATTGGTCGCAGAAGTCGCCCGCACCGGAAAGCTTCCGGTCGTGCTCTTCTGCGCGGGCGGAGTTTCGACGCCTGCCGATGCCGCACTGATGATGCAACTCGGAGCCGAAGGCATTTTCGTCGGCAGCGGAATCTTCAAATCCAACGATCCCAAGAAGTTCGCTCGTGCGATCGTCGATGCGACGACGCACTACACCGATGCAAGCGTGGTCGCAGCTGCGTGCCGGTCGCTGGGAACCTCGGATGCGATGCCCGGCTTGGATATCCGTAAACTGCCGGAATCCGAACTGATGGCCGGGCGCGGAAACTAG